A single Macrobrachium nipponense isolate FS-2020 chromosome 5, ASM1510439v2, whole genome shotgun sequence DNA region contains:
- the LOC135215230 gene encoding origin recognition complex subunit 6-like isoform X2 → MDYPSSFKALICIHNTRVKAEELLRLLAVQGGAGSAFSMSSKTVICLDIAAAKAGALVDKNMAIKLSGMNRSQYVSTSQTVSHLLKISPGVCISDLCVTHSATNARDFAYQIIKEYEKDLRNKAEVDITLPVFQTAAVVAACGVMKIKVDKRKLYESSCSKRALYTKVVEAMTKVAERLRSTKSVKPGDKRSKTLVELVEDHMQDSSAPKKSKSDDKDKENSEDEQDTDFEAWKKKILDSAAASKQ, encoded by the exons GAAAGCAGAGGAATTGCTGCGATTATTAGCTGTTCAAGGTGGTGCAGGATCAGCATTCAGTATGTCCTCCAAAACAGTTATTTGCCTGGATATTGCAGCTGCAAAAGCAGGTGCTTTAGTTGACAAG AATATGGCTATAAAACTTTCGGGCATGAACAGATCTCAGTATGTTTCAACTAGTCAGACTGTGAGCCACTTATTGAAGATATCCCCTGGTGTGTGCATATCTGACCTATGCGTTACACATTCTGCCACAAATGCTAGAGACTTTGCGTATCAGATAATTAAAGA atatgaaaaagatttacGGAATAAAGCTGAAGTTGATATAACATTGCCTGTGTTTCAGACTGCTGCAGTTGTTGCAGCATGTGG GGTGATGAAAATTAAGGTAGACAAACGAAAACTGTATGAGTCAAGCTGTAGTAaaagagctttatatacaaaagtgGTGGAGGCTATGACCAAAGTAGCAGAGAGATTACGCTCGACAAAG TCTGTTAAACCTGGTGACAAGCGTTCGAAGACATTAGTCGAGCTGGTAGAAGATCATATGCAAGACAGTTCAGCCCCAAAGAAAAGTAAGAGTgatgacaaagacaaagaaaatagtGAGGATGAACAAGATACAGATTTTGAAGCATGGAAGAAAAAGATACTAGACTCTGCAGCTGCCTCTAAACAATGA
- the LOC135215230 gene encoding origin recognition complex subunit 6-like isoform X1: MDIQALRTLSAKLGITDQKVVRKAEELLRLLAVQGGAGSAFSMSSKTVICLDIAAAKAGALVDKNMAIKLSGMNRSQYVSTSQTVSHLLKISPGVCISDLCVTHSATNARDFAYQIIKEYEKDLRNKAEVDITLPVFQTAAVVAACGVMKIKVDKRKLYESSCSKRALYTKVVEAMTKVAERLRSTKSVKPGDKRSKTLVELVEDHMQDSSAPKKSKSDDKDKENSEDEQDTDFEAWKKKILDSAAASKQ; the protein is encoded by the exons GAAAGCAGAGGAATTGCTGCGATTATTAGCTGTTCAAGGTGGTGCAGGATCAGCATTCAGTATGTCCTCCAAAACAGTTATTTGCCTGGATATTGCAGCTGCAAAAGCAGGTGCTTTAGTTGACAAG AATATGGCTATAAAACTTTCGGGCATGAACAGATCTCAGTATGTTTCAACTAGTCAGACTGTGAGCCACTTATTGAAGATATCCCCTGGTGTGTGCATATCTGACCTATGCGTTACACATTCTGCCACAAATGCTAGAGACTTTGCGTATCAGATAATTAAAGA atatgaaaaagatttacGGAATAAAGCTGAAGTTGATATAACATTGCCTGTGTTTCAGACTGCTGCAGTTGTTGCAGCATGTGG GGTGATGAAAATTAAGGTAGACAAACGAAAACTGTATGAGTCAAGCTGTAGTAaaagagctttatatacaaaagtgGTGGAGGCTATGACCAAAGTAGCAGAGAGATTACGCTCGACAAAG TCTGTTAAACCTGGTGACAAGCGTTCGAAGACATTAGTCGAGCTGGTAGAAGATCATATGCAAGACAGTTCAGCCCCAAAGAAAAGTAAGAGTgatgacaaagacaaagaaaatagtGAGGATGAACAAGATACAGATTTTGAAGCATGGAAGAAAAAGATACTAGACTCTGCAGCTGCCTCTAAACAATGA
- the LOC135215230 gene encoding origin recognition complex subunit 6-like isoform X3 — MSSKTVICLDIAAAKAGALVDKNMAIKLSGMNRSQYVSTSQTVSHLLKISPGVCISDLCVTHSATNARDFAYQIIKEYEKDLRNKAEVDITLPVFQTAAVVAACGVMKIKVDKRKLYESSCSKRALYTKVVEAMTKVAERLRSTKSVKPGDKRSKTLVELVEDHMQDSSAPKKSKSDDKDKENSEDEQDTDFEAWKKKILDSAAASKQ, encoded by the exons ATGTCCTCCAAAACAGTTATTTGCCTGGATATTGCAGCTGCAAAAGCAGGTGCTTTAGTTGACAAG AATATGGCTATAAAACTTTCGGGCATGAACAGATCTCAGTATGTTTCAACTAGTCAGACTGTGAGCCACTTATTGAAGATATCCCCTGGTGTGTGCATATCTGACCTATGCGTTACACATTCTGCCACAAATGCTAGAGACTTTGCGTATCAGATAATTAAAGA atatgaaaaagatttacGGAATAAAGCTGAAGTTGATATAACATTGCCTGTGTTTCAGACTGCTGCAGTTGTTGCAGCATGTGG GGTGATGAAAATTAAGGTAGACAAACGAAAACTGTATGAGTCAAGCTGTAGTAaaagagctttatatacaaaagtgGTGGAGGCTATGACCAAAGTAGCAGAGAGATTACGCTCGACAAAG TCTGTTAAACCTGGTGACAAGCGTTCGAAGACATTAGTCGAGCTGGTAGAAGATCATATGCAAGACAGTTCAGCCCCAAAGAAAAGTAAGAGTgatgacaaagacaaagaaaatagtGAGGATGAACAAGATACAGATTTTGAAGCATGGAAGAAAAAGATACTAGACTCTGCAGCTGCCTCTAAACAATGA